A region from the Anaerolineae bacterium genome encodes:
- a CDS encoding Transcription termination factor Rho produces the protein MKVVELENVPLSELRQMAMELNIPNANRMKKEDLILHIRQAEGEQEGMEVRGGILEIMSEGIGFLRSGHYTPGPFDVYVSQSQIRRYNLKTGDLVIGQVRPPRESERHYGLLKVETINGIDAEEARNRPNFESLTPIFPDTRFDLETDRHTLSTRLINLVTPIGRGQRGLIVSPPKAGKTTILKQIANAISTKYPDVHLMVALIGERPEEVTDMDRSVDAEVISSTFDEPVTSHVRIAEMALERAKRLVEIGRHVVILMDSITRLARAYNLVVTPSGRTLSGGIDPSALYPPKRFFGAARNLEEGGSLTIIATCLVDTGSRMDDVVYEEFKGTGNMELHLSRRLQERRIFPAIDIERSSTRREELLLGPDITQRVWLMRRMYDAMITPPPHGAGMDPTTATEAILQRLARTANNQEFLETLSEDLD, from the coding sequence ATGAAAGTTGTTGAATTGGAAAATGTTCCCTTATCGGAATTACGCCAGATGGCAATGGAATTGAATATTCCCAATGCCAACCGCATGAAAAAAGAAGATCTCATCCTGCATATTCGTCAGGCGGAAGGTGAGCAGGAGGGGATGGAAGTCCGAGGGGGAATATTGGAAATCATGAGCGAGGGAATTGGCTTTCTGCGATCGGGTCATTACACCCCTGGTCCCTTCGACGTTTACGTTTCGCAATCCCAAATTCGCCGTTACAACCTGAAAACCGGCGATCTGGTGATCGGTCAGGTGCGACCACCGCGCGAATCCGAACGTCACTATGGTCTGCTGAAGGTGGAAACCATCAACGGCATTGATGCAGAGGAAGCGCGCAATCGCCCGAATTTCGAGTCGCTTACCCCGATTTTCCCGGACACACGCTTTGACCTGGAAACCGACCGCCACACCCTTTCCACCCGCCTGATCAATCTGGTCACCCCGATCGGACGCGGGCAGCGGGGACTGATCGTTTCACCGCCCAAAGCCGGTAAAACGACCATCTTGAAGCAAATTGCCAATGCTATTTCCACCAAGTACCCCGACGTTCATCTGATGGTAGCGTTGATCGGCGAGCGTCCTGAAGAGGTTACCGACATGGATCGCTCTGTTGATGCCGAAGTGATCTCCTCGACCTTTGACGAACCGGTAACCTCGCATGTGCGGATTGCCGAAATGGCTCTGGAACGCGCCAAACGTCTGGTCGAAATTGGTCGCCATGTGGTCATCCTGATGGATTCGATTACCCGTTTAGCCCGCGCCTACAATCTCGTGGTCACGCCATCCGGACGCACCTTATCGGGTGGTATTGATCCTTCAGCGCTTTACCCACCGAAACGCTTTTTCGGCGCGGCGCGCAATCTGGAAGAAGGCGGCTCCTTGACGATTATTGCCACCTGCCTGGTTGACACCGGCTCCCGTATGGACGATGTTGTTTATGAAGAGTTCAAGGGCACCGGCAACATGGAGTTGCACCTCTCGCGGCGCTTACAAGAACGGCGCATCTTCCCTGCCATTGATATCGAGCGCTCTTCGACCCGCCGCGAAGAGTTATTATTAGGTCCAGACATCACCCAAAGGGTCTGGTTGATGCGGCGCATGTATGACGCCATGATCACGCCTCCACCGCATGGCGCCGGAATGGACCCAACAACCGCCACCGAAGCGATTTTGCAACGGCTGGCGCGCACGGCCAACAATCAGGAATTCCTCGAGACCCTGAGCGAAGACCTGG